Proteins from one Thalassophryne amazonica chromosome 20, fThaAma1.1, whole genome shotgun sequence genomic window:
- the LOC117502347 gene encoding octapeptide-repeat protein T2-like — MEQRGTEQNREIQGRTETQSGTEGYRAEKSRTQWHRAEQRDTEWNRETQSGKERNSAEERVTEWNREAQRDTKWNSETQSRTETQSRTESHREEQRITRQNRAAQSGIESHRVVQRDTEWNTEPNRETQGRTESHRDTERNRESQGRTERHRAEQ, encoded by the coding sequence ATGGAACAGAGAGGCACAGAGCAGAACAGAGAGATACAGGGCAGAACAGAGACACAGAGTGGAACAGAGGGGTACAGGGCAGAAAAGAGCAGAACACAGTGGCACAGGGcagaacagagagacacagagtggaacagagagacacagagtggAAAAGAGAGGAACAGTGCAGAGGAGAGAGTCACAGAGTGGAACAGAGAGGCACAGAGAGACACAAAGTGGAACAGTGAGACACAGAGCAGAACAGAGACACAGAGCAGAACAGAGAGTCACAGGGAAGAACAGCGAATCACACGGCAGAACAGAGCAGCACAGAGCGGAATAGAGAGTCACAGGGTggtacagagagacacagagtggAACACAGAGCcgaacagagagacacagggcAGAACAGAGAGCCACAGAGACACAGAGCGGAACAGAGAGTCCCAGGGcagaacagagagacacagagcagAACAGTGA